A region from the Pseudomonas promysalinigenes genome encodes:
- a CDS encoding flavohemoglobin expression-modulating QEGLA motif protein — MDEYQQTIRALSDRIVTAQTPIRVLDAVKWDENIRQGFLKAKGKEPPAVDRAYYQARPLAFDSSAVKAEFQAIERDIIRQLGQFNPVGQIMKRMCREYRMVVRMLEARGTEDFGLISQELYGAASDAFHAGDPTLADLGLMLSDYLNNIDGRGDLKDEPKNLTAKQAVDILQGRLNKVFGEAEETIRVFESDGIVADAAAGADYIKVRADAMFNNRDVRALEVHEGLVHVGTTLNGLNQPICTFLAKGPPSSTVTQEGLAILMEVIAFASYPSRLRKLTNRTRAIHMVEEGADFLQVFDFFRSQGFEIEQSYSNASRVFRGSVPDGLPFTKDLSYLKGFIMVYNYIQLAVRKGKLEQIPLLFCGKTTLEDMRTLRQLVEEGLVEPPKYLPEQFRDLNALSAWMCFSNFLNHLSLDRIEADYANIL; from the coding sequence GTGGACGAATACCAGCAAACCATCCGAGCCCTGTCTGACCGCATCGTCACGGCGCAGACGCCGATCCGGGTTCTGGATGCGGTGAAGTGGGATGAAAACATTCGCCAGGGCTTTCTCAAGGCCAAGGGCAAGGAGCCACCCGCTGTCGATCGCGCTTACTACCAGGCTCGCCCGCTGGCGTTCGACTCCAGTGCGGTGAAGGCCGAGTTCCAGGCCATCGAGCGTGACATCATTCGTCAGCTCGGCCAGTTCAACCCGGTCGGGCAAATCATGAAGCGCATGTGCCGCGAGTACCGCATGGTGGTGCGCATGCTCGAAGCCCGTGGCACCGAAGACTTCGGGCTGATCTCCCAGGAACTGTACGGCGCTGCTTCCGACGCTTTCCATGCCGGTGACCCAACCCTGGCTGACCTGGGGCTGATGCTTTCGGACTACCTGAACAATATCGACGGGCGTGGCGATCTCAAGGACGAGCCGAAGAACCTCACTGCCAAACAGGCCGTAGACATTCTTCAGGGCCGCCTGAACAAAGTGTTCGGCGAAGCCGAGGAAACCATCCGCGTGTTCGAGTCTGACGGCATCGTCGCCGATGCCGCCGCAGGTGCCGACTACATCAAGGTGCGCGCCGATGCCATGTTCAACAACCGCGACGTGCGTGCGCTGGAGGTTCACGAAGGCCTGGTGCATGTCGGAACCACCCTCAACGGCCTGAACCAGCCTATCTGCACTTTCCTGGCCAAGGGGCCGCCCTCCTCGACAGTGACCCAGGAAGGCCTGGCCATCCTGATGGAAGTGATCGCGTTCGCTTCCTACCCCAGCCGTCTGCGCAAACTGACCAACCGCACCCGCGCCATTCACATGGTCGAGGAGGGTGCCGACTTCCTTCAGGTGTTCGACTTTTTCCGCAGCCAGGGTTTCGAGATCGAGCAGAGCTACAGTAACGCCAGCCGTGTGTTCCGCGGTTCGGTGCCTGATGGCCTGCCGTTCACCAAGGACTTGTCCTACCTCAAGGGCTTCATCATGGTTTACAACTACATTCAATTGGCCGTGAGGAAAGGCAAGCTCGAGCAGATCCCGCTGTTGTTCTGTGGCAAAACCACCCTGGAAGACATGCGTACCCTGCGCCAATTGGTCGAAGAGGGGCTGGTAGAGCCTCCCAAGTATCTGCCGGAACAGTTCCGTGACCTCAACGCACTATCGGCCTGGATGTGCTTCTCCAACTTCCTCAACCACCTGAGCCTCGATCGCATTGAAGCTGATTACGCAAACATTCTGTAA
- the lysS gene encoding lysine--tRNA ligase, whose translation MSDLKTESQDLQQEENALIALRKEKLAAERAKGNAFPNDFRRDSYCNDLQKQYADKTKEELEAAAIPVKVAGRIMLNRGSFMVIQDMTGRIQVYVNRKTLPEETLAAVKTWDLGDIISAEGTLARSGKGDLYVEMTNVRLLTKSLRPLPDKHHGLTDTEQRYRQRYVDLMVNEETRNTFRVRSQVISHIRKFLIERDFLEVETPMLQTIPGGAAAKPFETHHNALDMAMFLRIAPELYLKRLVVGGFEKVFEINRNFRNEGVSTRHNPEFTMLEFYQAYADYRDNMDLTEELFRELAQLVLGSTDVPYGDKVFHFGEPFARLSVFDSILKYNPELTAADLQDVDRAREIAKKAGAKVLGHEGLGKLQVMIFEELVEHKLEQPHFITEYPFEVSPLARRNDENPAVTDRFELFIGGREIANAYSELNDAEDQAERFLAQVAEKDAGDDEAMHYDADFVRALEYGMPPTAGEGIGIDRLVMLLTNSPSIRDVILFPHMRPQA comes from the coding sequence ATGAGCGACCTCAAGACCGAATCGCAAGACCTGCAACAGGAAGAAAACGCCCTGATCGCACTGCGCAAGGAAAAACTTGCCGCAGAGCGCGCCAAGGGCAATGCCTTCCCCAACGACTTCCGTCGCGACAGCTACTGCAACGACCTGCAGAAGCAGTACGCGGACAAGACCAAGGAAGAGCTGGAAGCAGCCGCGATCCCGGTCAAGGTTGCCGGCCGCATCATGCTCAACCGTGGCTCGTTCATGGTCATTCAGGACATGACCGGCCGCATCCAGGTCTACGTCAACCGCAAGACCCTGCCGGAAGAGACCCTGGCCGCCGTCAAGACCTGGGACCTGGGCGACATCATCAGCGCCGAAGGCACCCTGGCCCGCTCCGGTAAGGGCGACCTGTACGTCGAGATGACCAACGTGCGCCTGCTGACCAAGTCGCTGCGCCCACTGCCGGACAAGCACCACGGCCTCACCGACACCGAGCAACGCTACCGCCAGCGTTACGTCGACCTGATGGTCAACGAAGAAACCCGCAACACCTTCCGTGTGCGGTCGCAGGTGATCTCGCACATTCGCAAGTTCCTCATCGAGCGTGACTTCCTCGAAGTCGAAACGCCGATGTTGCAGACCATTCCAGGTGGGGCTGCGGCCAAGCCATTCGAAACCCATCACAACGCCCTGGACATGGCGATGTTCCTGCGGATCGCGCCGGAGCTGTACCTCAAGCGCTTGGTCGTCGGTGGTTTCGAGAAGGTCTTCGAGATCAACCGCAACTTCCGCAACGAAGGCGTTTCGACCCGGCACAACCCTGAGTTCACCATGCTCGAGTTCTACCAGGCCTACGCCGACTACCGCGACAACATGGACCTCACCGAGGAACTGTTCCGCGAGCTGGCGCAATTGGTACTGGGCAGCACCGACGTGCCGTACGGCGACAAGGTCTTCCACTTCGGTGAGCCATTCGCCCGTCTGTCGGTGTTCGACTCGATCCTCAAGTACAACCCGGAGCTGACCGCTGCCGACCTGCAGGACGTCGACCGTGCCCGCGAGATCGCCAAGAAGGCCGGTGCCAAGGTGCTCGGTCACGAAGGCCTGGGCAAGCTGCAGGTGATGATTTTCGAAGAGCTGGTCGAGCACAAGCTGGAGCAGCCGCACTTCATCACCGAGTACCCGTTCGAAGTTTCGCCGCTGGCCCGCCGCAATGACGAAAACCCCGCCGTGACCGATCGCTTCGAGCTGTTCATCGGTGGCCGTGAAATCGCCAACGCCTACTCCGAGCTCAACGACGCCGAAGATCAGGCCGAGCGCTTCCTGGCCCAGGTTGCCGAAAAGGACGCCGGTGACGATGAGGCCATGCACTACGACGCCGATTTCGTTCGCGCGCTGGAGTACGGCATGCCGCCGACAGCTGGTGAAGGCATCGGCATCGACCGTCTGGTGATGCTGTTGACCAACTCGCCATCGATCCGCGACGTCATCCTGTTCCCGCACATGCGCCCACAGGCCTGA
- a CDS encoding alpha/beta hydrolase, whose protein sequence is MKLITQTFCNRWRLLALTLLMLGLGGCSSLLFYPEPGQAFTPARAKLEYRDISLTTADGVRLHGWWLPAKAGVPVKGTVLHLHGNGGNLPGHLGGSYWLPEQGYQVLMIDYRGYGLSEGSPKLPEVYQDIEAAMVWLDQAPEVKGKPLVLLGQSLGGAMAIHYLAQHPDQRQRFSALVFDGVPASYREVGRYALSTAWFTWPLQVPLSWLVPDGDSAIRSIGQLSSPPKLFFHSIDDALVPMDSGIRLYQQAPPPRVLQLTRGDHVQTFADPVWRQVMLRFLDDPSHFNGLRRLAEVPNYPDESNTQ, encoded by the coding sequence TTGAAGCTGATTACGCAAACATTCTGTAACCGCTGGCGCCTGCTCGCCCTGACATTGCTCATGCTTGGCCTTGGCGGCTGCAGCAGCTTGTTGTTCTACCCAGAACCCGGCCAGGCATTCACCCCAGCGCGGGCCAAGCTTGAGTACCGCGATATCAGCCTGACCACCGCCGATGGTGTGCGCCTGCACGGTTGGTGGCTACCGGCCAAGGCCGGCGTGCCAGTCAAAGGGACGGTGCTGCACCTGCACGGCAATGGCGGCAACCTGCCAGGCCACCTGGGTGGCAGCTACTGGCTCCCGGAGCAGGGTTATCAGGTGTTGATGATCGATTATCGGGGCTATGGCCTTTCCGAAGGCTCACCGAAACTGCCTGAGGTTTACCAGGACATAGAAGCGGCGATGGTTTGGCTGGACCAGGCCCCCGAGGTCAAGGGCAAGCCTCTGGTGCTGCTCGGCCAGAGCCTGGGCGGGGCCATGGCCATCCACTATCTGGCGCAGCACCCCGATCAGCGTCAGCGTTTCAGCGCCTTGGTGTTCGATGGCGTGCCTGCCAGTTACCGTGAAGTTGGGCGCTATGCGTTGAGCACCGCGTGGTTCACCTGGCCACTGCAGGTGCCGTTGTCCTGGTTGGTGCCCGATGGCGACAGTGCAATCCGTTCGATCGGGCAACTGAGCAGCCCGCCGAAGCTGTTCTTTCACAGTATCGACGATGCCCTGGTGCCGATGGACAGTGGCATCCGCTTATATCAACAAGCACCTCCACCGCGGGTATTGCAGCTGACCCGGGGCGACCATGTGCAAACGTTCGCGGACCCGGTGTGGCGCCAGGTGATGCTGCGCTTTCTCGATGACCCCAGCCATTTCAACGGCCTGCGGCGGCTTGCCGAAGTACCCAACTACCCTGACGAGAGCAATACCCAATGA
- a CDS encoding TetR/AcrR family transcriptional regulator codes for MPHQGAAGIATAVAESVQYQGRKTARQGSEQRRQLILDAAMRIVVRDGVRGVRHRAVAAEAGVPLSATTYYFKDIEDLLTDTFAQYVKRSADYMAKLWANTEVVLRQLLAQGDGSVQSRARLVDEIARMTVDYVQRQLLNRRDFMMAEQAFRQEALLCPRLAELVCAHEQILLHGARQLLQVVGSQQPEQDAQMLTAIIEQMEYQGLLKDADAQADGQMLAMLTRYLHLVLASA; via the coding sequence ATGCCTCATCAGGGCGCCGCCGGCATCGCCACCGCCGTCGCCGAAAGCGTGCAGTACCAAGGGCGCAAGACCGCCCGTCAAGGCAGCGAACAACGCCGCCAGCTCATTCTCGACGCGGCCATGCGTATTGTGGTGCGCGATGGCGTGCGGGGCGTGCGCCATCGCGCCGTGGCCGCCGAGGCGGGCGTGCCGCTGTCGGCCACCACCTACTACTTCAAAGACATCGAGGACCTGCTGACCGATACCTTCGCCCAATATGTCAAACGCAGCGCCGACTATATGGCCAAGCTGTGGGCCAATACCGAAGTCGTGCTGCGCCAGTTGCTGGCCCAGGGCGATGGCAGCGTGCAGTCGCGGGCGCGACTGGTTGACGAAATCGCGCGCATGACGGTCGATTACGTTCAGCGCCAGTTGCTCAACCGTCGCGACTTCATGATGGCCGAGCAGGCCTTCCGGCAAGAGGCATTGCTGTGCCCGCGCTTGGCAGAGCTGGTGTGTGCCCATGAGCAGATTCTGCTGCATGGCGCTCGCCAATTGCTTCAAGTGGTGGGTTCGCAGCAGCCGGAGCAGGACGCCCAGATGTTGACGGCGATTATCGAGCAGATGGAATATCAGGGCCTGCTCAAGGATGCCGATGCGCAAGCCGATGGGCAGATGCTCGCTATGCTTACCCGTTACCTGCACCTGGTGTTGGCATCGGCCTGA
- a CDS encoding OmpA family protein — MRNYVMIPALLALSVGLAACSHDPNPNLESARTNFSALQSDPQASKVAALETKDAQDWLNKADKAYMDREDEKKVDQLAYLTNQRVEVAKQTIALRTAEGELKNAAAQRAQAKLDARDAQIAKLQDSLNAKQTDRGTLVTFGDVLFDFNKAELKSNAYPNVTKLAQFLQENPERKVIVEGYTDSVGSASYNQSLSERRANSVRMALVRAGVDPARIVAQGYGKEYPVADNSSNSGRAQNRRVEVTISNDNQPVAPRSMSQAKQ, encoded by the coding sequence ATGCGCAATTACGTCATGATCCCCGCCCTGCTGGCCCTGAGCGTCGGTCTCGCTGCCTGCTCCCACGACCCGAACCCTAACCTGGAATCGGCCCGCACCAACTTCTCGGCCCTGCAAAGCGACCCGCAGGCCAGCAAAGTTGCCGCGCTGGAAACCAAGGATGCCCAGGACTGGCTGAACAAGGCCGACAAGGCCTACATGGACCGTGAGGACGAGAAGAAGGTCGACCAGCTGGCCTACTTGACCAATCAGCGCGTCGAAGTCGCCAAGCAGACCATCGCTCTGCGCACTGCTGAAGGCGAGCTGAAAAATGCCGCGGCCCAACGCGCCCAGGCCAAGCTCGACGCTCGCGATGCACAGATCGCCAAGCTGCAAGACAGCCTCAATGCCAAGCAGACCGACCGTGGCACCCTGGTGACCTTCGGCGATGTGCTGTTCGACTTCAACAAAGCCGAACTCAAGAGCAACGCCTATCCGAACGTCACCAAGCTGGCTCAGTTCCTCCAGGAAAACCCTGAGCGCAAGGTGATCGTCGAGGGTTACACCGACAGCGTCGGCTCGGCCAGCTACAACCAGAGCCTGTCCGAGCGCCGTGCCAACAGCGTGCGTATGGCCCTGGTACGCGCAGGTGTCGACCCAGCCCGCATCGTCGCCCAGGGCTATGGCAAGGAGTATCCGGTAGCCGATAACTCCAGCAACTCGGGCCGTGCGCAGAACCGCCGCGTTGAAGTGACCATCTCCAACGACAACCAGCCGGTCGCACCTCGCTCGATGAGCCAAGCCAAGCAATAA
- a CDS encoding DUF4398 domain-containing protein, protein MELTTMNSRTAKPSFSNLRGLKLAALALGSSLVLAGCAGNPPTEQYAVTQSAVNSAVSAGGTEYAAVEMKSAQDKFKQAEIAMHDKNYEKAKMLAEQAEWDARVAERKAQAAKAQKAVQDARQGVQDVRQEGMRSAQ, encoded by the coding sequence ATGGAGCTGACCACCATGAACAGCCGCACTGCTAAACCTTCATTCTCCAACCTGCGCGGGCTCAAACTGGCCGCCCTGGCACTGGGCAGCAGCCTGGTACTGGCGGGCTGTGCAGGTAATCCGCCGACCGAACAGTACGCTGTCACCCAATCGGCCGTTAACTCGGCCGTCAGTGCCGGAGGCACCGAGTACGCTGCTGTGGAAATGAAATCGGCTCAGGACAAGTTCAAGCAGGCGGAAATCGCCATGCACGACAAGAACTACGAAAAAGCCAAGATGCTGGCCGAGCAGGCTGAATGGGATGCCCGCGTAGCCGAGCGCAAGGCCCAGGCAGCCAAGGCCCAGAAGGCCGTGCAGGACGCCCGCCAGGGTGTTCAGGATGTACGCCAGGAAGGCATGCGTAGCGCTCAGTGA
- the prfB gene encoding peptide chain release factor 2 (programmed frameshift), which yields MEIQPILNTIKDLTERSLSIRGYLDYDHKHDRLIEVNRELEDAAVWNKPEYAQALGRERAMLAQVVETLDNMANGLADCKDLLDMAVEEGDEGAVSDVVTELQALEESLAQLEFRRMFSGEMDMNNAYLDIQAGSGGTEAQDWANILLRMYLRWADKRGFDATIIELSEGEVAGIKGATVHIKGEYAFGWLRTEIGVHRLVRKSPFDSGARRHTSFSAVFVSPEIDDKVEIEINPSDLRIDTYRSSGAGGQHVNTTDSAVRITHVPTNTVVACQNERSQHANKDTAMKMLRAKLYELEMQKRNAASQALEDSKSDIGWGHQIRSYVLDDSRIKDLRTGVERSDCQKVLDGDLDQYLEASLKQGL from the exons ATGGAAATCCAACCGATTCTGAACACCATCAAGGACCTCACCGAGCGTTCCCTGTCCATTCGGGGGTATCTT GACTACGATCACAAGCATGACCGCCTGATCGAAGTCAACCGCGAGCTCGAAGACGCTGCTGTCTGGAACAAGCCAGAATACGCACAGGCCCTGGGCCGCGAGCGTGCCATGCTGGCCCAGGTGGTTGAGACCCTGGACAACATGGCCAACGGCCTGGCCGACTGCAAGGACCTGCTCGACATGGCCGTCGAGGAAGGTGACGAAGGCGCCGTCAGCGATGTCGTGACCGAACTGCAAGCCCTGGAAGAATCCCTGGCCCAGCTCGAGTTCCGTCGCATGTTCAGCGGCGAGATGGACATGAACAACGCCTACCTGGACATCCAGGCCGGCTCCGGTGGCACCGAGGCGCAGGACTGGGCCAACATCCTGCTGCGCATGTACCTGCGCTGGGCCGACAAGCGTGGTTTCGACGCCACCATCATCGAGTTGTCCGAAGGCGAAGTTGCCGGCATCAAGGGTGCCACCGTGCACATCAAGGGTGAGTATGCCTTCGGCTGGCTGCGCACCGAGATCGGAGTGCACCGCTTGGTGCGCAAGAGCCCGTTCGACTCCGGCGCCCGTCGCCATACTTCGTTCTCGGCCGTGTTCGTGTCCCCCGAAATCGACGACAAGGTCGAGATCGAGATCAACCCGTCCGACCTGCGCATCGACACCTACCGTTCCTCCGGTGCCGGTGGTCAGCACGTGAACACCACCGACTCGGCGGTGCGTATCACCCACGTACCGACCAATACCGTAGTGGCTTGCCAGAACGAACGCTCCCAGCACGCGAACAAAGACACCGCCATGAAAATGCTGCGGGCCAAGTTGTACGAGCTGGAAATGCAAAAACGCAACGCCGCCTCCCAAGCCCTTGAAGACAGCAAGTCGGACATCGGCTGGGGCCACCAGATCCGCTCCTACGTGCTGGATGACTCGCGTATCAAGGACCTGCGCACTGGCGTGGAGCGCAGTGATTGCCAGAAGGTCCTGGATGGCGACCTTGACCAGTACCTGGAAGCGAGCCTCAAGCAGGGGCTGTAA